A genomic stretch from Anaerolinea thermophila UNI-1 includes:
- a CDS encoding FtsW/RodA/SpoVE family cell cycle protein — translation MNQPLQRSISRRFRAVRTGIDFVLVGVVIALVLFGLLMVYSAGPLFAALLKQNADFFLIRQSMWALLGFVGAGVLMFLDYHFYKRFTLLIMGGTIALLLAVIVIGDMTFGATRSLNEGSIRPSEFAKLATILYVAVWLNAKKDVLNDITFGLIPLILILGVVGALIMLQPDFSAAFTIVVLGAMLFFLAGGEWRQIALVLVITLFLGWVIVNLYPTGKDRVLGFWSGLQEPIKAEYQVRRSLEAIIRGGVFGVGIGNSTTKLTGLPVAHNDSIFAVIAEETGLVGAFLLIGAYVVFLWRGLAIAKNAPDELGSLLAGGITIWIVLEAMLNIGVSVNLLPQAGNALPFISYGGSSLLSTLAGVGILLNIGRLGNQQKQKGEQTLGAVVNLRWRDGRRRVSRPVHPASPEE, via the coding sequence GTGAATCAACCTCTGCAACGCTCGATTTCAAGGCGGTTTCGTGCCGTCCGAACCGGCATTGATTTCGTCCTGGTTGGGGTAGTCATTGCCCTGGTGCTGTTCGGCTTGCTCATGGTGTACTCTGCCGGACCGCTCTTTGCCGCCCTGTTGAAACAGAACGCCGATTTCTTCCTGATTCGTCAATCCATGTGGGCACTGCTGGGATTTGTCGGCGCCGGCGTGTTGATGTTTCTGGATTACCACTTTTACAAGCGCTTTACCCTGCTCATCATGGGCGGAACCATTGCCCTGCTACTGGCAGTGATTGTAATTGGAGACATGACCTTTGGCGCTACCCGCTCTCTGAATGAAGGCTCAATTCGCCCTTCAGAGTTCGCGAAACTGGCAACCATTTTGTACGTAGCCGTGTGGCTGAATGCCAAGAAAGACGTGCTCAACGATATTACCTTTGGACTCATTCCGCTGATATTGATCCTGGGGGTGGTGGGGGCGTTGATCATGCTTCAGCCGGATTTTTCGGCAGCCTTCACCATTGTGGTGCTGGGCGCCATGCTGTTCTTCCTGGCTGGAGGAGAATGGCGGCAAATTGCTCTGGTCCTGGTGATTACCCTGTTTTTGGGATGGGTTATCGTCAACCTTTATCCTACCGGTAAAGATCGCGTTTTAGGCTTTTGGAGCGGATTGCAGGAACCCATCAAAGCGGAATATCAGGTACGGCGTTCTCTGGAAGCCATCATCCGCGGTGGGGTATTTGGCGTAGGCATTGGAAATTCCACCACCAAATTAACCGGTTTACCCGTTGCTCACAACGACTCCATCTTCGCAGTTATTGCCGAAGAAACCGGATTGGTGGGTGCCTTCCTGCTGATTGGGGCATATGTGGTATTCCTCTGGCGCGGGTTAGCCATTGCCAAAAACGCTCCGGATGAATTGGGAAGCCTGCTCGCCGGTGGAATCACCATCTGGATTGTGCTTGAAGCCATGTTAAACATCGGCGTTTCGGTCAATTTATTGCCTCAGGCAGGGAATGCTCTGCCCTTTATCAGTTATGGAGGTTCCAGTTTATTATCTACCCTGGCAGGGGTGGGAATCCTGCTGAACATTGGGCGGTTGGGAAATCAACAAAAGCAAAAAGGAGAACAAACTCTTGGTGCGGTTGTTAATCTGCGCTGGAGGGACGGGCGGCGGCGTGTATCCCGCCCTGTCCATCCTGCAAGCCCTGAAGAATGA
- a CDS encoding UDP-N-acetylglucosamine--N-acetylmuramyl-(pentapeptide) pyrophosphoryl-undecaprenol N-acetylglucosamine transferase produces MYPALSILQALKNEANPVLWVGGEGGMEAELVKKAGLPYTAIPAAGVHGVGLRALPGNILRLARGVLASRRILKEFQPEVLLFTGGYLAVPMALAGRHIPSLLYVPDIEPGLALKTLSRFASTIALTAEPSRTFFKHSKARVEVTGYPVRQDLLEWNRERGAEKLGLDAQQPILLVTGGSKGARSINRAIVKGLPELLQVTQICHLTGALDWEEVQMAREALSPDLQKRYFAAPYLHEMGAALACADLVISRAGASTLGEYPLFGLPAILVPYPYAWRYQKVNAMYLVEQGAAVMIENQNLAEQLVPTVLRLIGSPEKLAAMRKAMRTLHRPQAAERIASLVLALAQPQHGDNSWSV; encoded by the coding sequence GTGTATCCCGCCCTGTCCATCCTGCAAGCCCTGAAGAATGAAGCCAACCCGGTGCTTTGGGTCGGAGGGGAAGGCGGTATGGAGGCAGAACTGGTGAAGAAAGCCGGACTGCCTTATACGGCTATTCCCGCCGCAGGAGTGCACGGGGTAGGACTGCGTGCCTTACCGGGGAACATACTCCGTCTGGCGCGCGGCGTTCTGGCTTCGCGCCGCATCCTCAAAGAGTTTCAGCCGGAAGTCCTGCTCTTCACCGGAGGGTACCTGGCGGTACCGATGGCACTGGCAGGACGGCACATCCCCAGCCTGCTCTATGTGCCGGATATTGAACCGGGACTGGCGCTGAAAACCCTTTCCCGCTTCGCGTCCACCATCGCCCTGACCGCCGAACCATCACGCACTTTCTTCAAACACAGTAAAGCCCGCGTTGAGGTAACCGGTTATCCGGTACGCCAGGACCTGCTGGAATGGAACCGCGAGCGGGGAGCGGAAAAACTGGGATTAGACGCTCAACAGCCCATCCTGCTGGTCACCGGCGGGAGCAAAGGCGCCCGTTCCATCAACCGTGCTATTGTGAAGGGATTGCCTGAATTGCTCCAGGTGACGCAAATTTGCCACCTGACCGGAGCACTGGATTGGGAAGAAGTTCAAATGGCTCGTGAGGCGCTCTCTCCCGATCTGCAAAAGCGCTACTTTGCCGCACCGTACTTGCACGAGATGGGCGCCGCCCTGGCTTGTGCGGACCTGGTCATCTCGCGCGCGGGGGCCTCCACCCTGGGAGAATATCCGCTGTTTGGATTACCCGCCATTCTGGTGCCCTACCCCTACGCTTGGCGTTATCAGAAGGTCAATGCCATGTACCTGGTCGAACAAGGCGCGGCGGTGATGATCGAGAATCAAAATCTTGCAGAGCAACTTGTGCCCACCGTTCTCAGGCTCATCGGCTCACCGGAAAAACTGGCAGCCATGCGCAAAGCCATGCGCACACTTCACCGCCCACAGGCGGCGGAACGCATCGCCAGCCTGGTGCTGGCACTGGCACAGCCACAGCATGGAGACAATTCATGGTCAGTTTGA
- a CDS encoding CvpA family protein, with translation MVSLNALFWLFVILFAIIGAMRGWAKELLVTFSAILAFFIVTVLETYVPFVKDTLRNNPDTLFWLRIIVLILAVFFGYQSPNIQKFAAGGRFAREKLQDYLLGFLLGAINAYLFVGTIWWYMDQAGYKPLLPYITPPDPNTEVGRAALDLLEQMPPVWLKPPGLFFAVALAFAFVLIVFL, from the coding sequence ATGGTCAGTTTGAATGCTCTCTTCTGGCTCTTTGTGATTCTGTTTGCCATCATTGGCGCCATGCGCGGATGGGCAAAGGAACTGCTGGTAACCTTCAGCGCCATTCTGGCATTCTTTATCGTCACTGTGCTGGAAACGTATGTTCCTTTTGTCAAAGACACGCTGAGAAACAATCCCGACACCCTGTTCTGGTTGCGGATTATTGTACTGATTCTTGCCGTGTTCTTCGGATATCAGTCCCCGAATATTCAGAAGTTTGCCGCCGGGGGAAGGTTTGCCCGTGAAAAACTGCAGGATTACCTGCTGGGTTTTCTCTTGGGAGCAATCAACGCTTATTTGTTTGTGGGCACCATCTGGTGGTACATGGACCAGGCCGGGTATAAACCTCTTCTGCCTTATATCACTCCCCCCGACCCCAACACCGAGGTCGGAAGAGCGGCTCTGGATTTACTGGAACAGATGCCACCCGTATGGTTAAAACCGCCAGGGCTCTTCTTTGCCGTGGCGCTGGCGTTTGCCTTTGTGCTGATTGTGTTCTTGTAA